The following are encoded together in the Mesoterricola sediminis genome:
- a CDS encoding Cd(II)/Pb(II)-responsive transcriptional regulator, whose translation MRIGELAQRSGCDVETVRFYEREGLLDTPAREPNGYRRYGERHLVQLHFVRHCRSLGMGLPDIRTLRAFQAHPELACDDINAMIDRQIGRIHQQVETLRTLEGQLHALRDTCDQHRKTGECGILRNLEQAAEGEACSCHPQRSEGVWTPGGVDSFK comes from the coding sequence GTGAGGATCGGCGAGCTGGCCCAGCGGAGCGGCTGCGACGTGGAGACCGTCCGGTTCTACGAGCGGGAAGGCCTGCTGGACACCCCCGCCCGGGAGCCCAACGGCTACCGCCGCTACGGGGAGCGCCACCTGGTGCAGCTCCACTTCGTCCGCCACTGCCGCTCCCTGGGCATGGGCCTGCCGGACATCCGGACCCTCCGCGCCTTCCAGGCCCACCCGGAACTGGCCTGCGACGACATCAACGCCATGATCGACCGCCAGATCGGGCGTATCCACCAGCAGGTGGAGACCCTGCGGACCCTGGAGGGGCAGCTCCACGCCCTGCGGGACACCTGCGACCAGCACCGGAAGACCGGCGAGTGCGGCATCCTGCGCAACCTGGAGCAAGCAGCCGAGGGAGAGGCCTGCTCCTGCCACCCCCAGCGGTCGGAGGGGGTCTGGACCCCAGGGGGGGTTGATTCTTTCAAATAG
- a CDS encoding TolC family protein, producing the protein MRIPLLGALPCLLFAQAAEAPLAFEAILALARPAPEQWRVQALLAERGLQTAESRGLLRDAPTLSLLAGPRRATGTPGSTDRAVELDLPLLLAPGARAALEASLGAAHPLLTEAARREARLRLQTAYLDAWLSARLRALREADLQTVDRWRSAAQARLEAGADPAFQVALVEGERLKVQQELDEARLQEARAWGALTALADLPAQPRPLADPGPLPALSGAGLEARLQASPVRQALLAEADLEARGLRLKEAQALARWSLRGSYAAEGEDRVARLGVALRLPRPGQAEAVRRGTEAQLRAVQGASRQALAEFDARAEAAAARLRGFGPDAPVPDFARALEAVGLRLQEGRERPSDALPIRRQLLEAQMASLRRVHARHALAAELQALLPEVTP; encoded by the coding sequence ATGCGAATCCCCCTTCTGGGGGCCCTGCCCTGCCTGCTCTTCGCGCAGGCGGCCGAGGCTCCCCTGGCCTTCGAGGCCATCCTGGCCCTGGCCCGCCCTGCGCCCGAGCAGTGGCGCGTCCAGGCCCTTCTCGCCGAGCGCGGCCTCCAGACCGCCGAATCCCGGGGCCTCCTCCGGGACGCCCCCACCCTCTCCCTCCTGGCGGGCCCCCGCCGGGCCACCGGCACCCCCGGCAGCACCGACCGCGCCGTGGAACTGGACCTGCCCCTCCTCCTCGCCCCCGGCGCGCGCGCGGCCCTGGAAGCCAGCCTGGGCGCCGCCCATCCCCTCCTCACGGAAGCCGCCCGGCGCGAGGCCCGCCTCCGGCTCCAGACCGCCTACCTGGACGCGTGGCTCAGCGCGCGCCTGCGGGCCCTGCGGGAAGCGGACCTCCAGACCGTGGACCGCTGGCGGTCCGCGGCCCAGGCCCGGCTGGAGGCCGGGGCCGATCCCGCCTTCCAGGTGGCCCTCGTCGAGGGCGAGCGCCTCAAGGTCCAGCAGGAGCTGGACGAGGCCCGCCTCCAGGAGGCCCGGGCCTGGGGCGCCCTGACGGCCCTCGCCGATCTGCCCGCCCAACCCCGGCCCCTGGCCGACCCGGGCCCCCTTCCCGCCCTGTCCGGGGCCGGCCTGGAAGCCCGGCTCCAGGCCAGCCCCGTCCGCCAGGCCCTCCTCGCCGAGGCGGACCTGGAGGCCCGCGGCCTCCGCCTGAAGGAGGCCCAGGCCCTGGCGCGGTGGAGCCTGCGCGGCAGCTACGCCGCCGAGGGCGAGGACCGGGTGGCCCGCCTGGGCGTGGCCCTGCGCCTCCCCCGCCCGGGACAGGCCGAGGCCGTCCGCCGCGGCACCGAGGCCCAGCTCCGGGCCGTCCAGGGCGCTTCGCGCCAGGCCCTGGCCGAGTTCGACGCCCGCGCCGAGGCCGCCGCGGCCCGCCTCCGGGGCTTCGGTCCCGACGCGCCGGTCCCCGACTTCGCCCGCGCCCTGGAGGCCGTCGGCCTCCGGCTGCAGGAGGGCCGGGAACGGCCTTCGGACGCCCTCCCCATCCGGCGCCAGCTGCTGGAGGCCCAGATGGCCTCGCTGCGGCGCGTCCACG
- a CDS encoding energy transducer TonB has protein sequence MTHPRPDPILPVPDFQIQDPHPVARRLWASLGSLASGLVLAGAAVLASRMDAGPAPVRVARREIILDLTLPQAPVPAPAAAPRPAAGPATGAPAPRPEPVPEQPPAALPAVAQAVPAPPAPRPEAGPAHPGAAGGGAAATGAPGGLAVIQPRFDAAYLNNPAPAYPARARRAREEGRVLLRVLVSAEGAPLQVEVRASSGSTALDQAAAATVRAWRFTPARLGEAPVQAWVLVPIEFSLSA, from the coding sequence ATGACGCACCCCCGACCCGACCCCATCCTCCCCGTCCCGGATTTCCAGATCCAGGACCCGCATCCCGTCGCCCGGCGCCTCTGGGCCTCCCTGGGCTCCCTGGCCTCCGGCCTCGTCCTGGCCGGCGCGGCCGTGCTGGCCTCCCGCATGGACGCTGGTCCGGCCCCAGTGCGGGTCGCGCGCCGGGAGATCATCCTGGATCTGACCCTGCCCCAGGCCCCCGTCCCCGCGCCGGCGGCGGCGCCCCGGCCGGCGGCGGGCCCCGCCACCGGGGCGCCCGCCCCCCGCCCGGAGCCGGTGCCGGAGCAGCCCCCCGCGGCCCTGCCCGCCGTGGCCCAGGCGGTCCCCGCGCCGCCCGCCCCCCGTCCCGAGGCGGGACCGGCCCATCCTGGCGCGGCCGGCGGCGGAGCCGCCGCCACCGGGGCCCCCGGAGGCCTGGCGGTGATCCAGCCCCGCTTCGACGCGGCCTACCTGAACAACCCCGCCCCCGCCTATCCGGCCCGGGCCCGCCGCGCCCGGGAGGAGGGGCGGGTGCTGCTCCGGGTCCTGGTCTCGGCGGAGGGCGCGCCCCTCCAGGTGGAGGTCCGCGCCAGCAGCGGATCCACCGCCCTGGACCAGGCCGCCGCCGCCACGGTCCGCGCCTGGCGCTTCACCCCGGCCCGGCTGGGGGAGGCCCCCGTCCAGGCCTGGGTCCTGGTCCCCATCGAGTTCTCCCTCAGCGCCTGA
- a CDS encoding heavy metal translocating P-type ATPase — MTRSPSSPTGHACCGGACGGSAPAPERAPAPPGDHARLRFRIDAMDCPTEEGLIRKRLGRIPGIVHLDFNLLDRELTVHHRLEAPGEVAEALVQVGMAPVLLEARGRSAPPPVLPRGQRWRLAWGGAAALAAELVAWKTGHEASPAVAVLAAASLAASGLPTLRKGWIALRNRAINIHFLMSLATAGALAIGKWPEAAMVIFLFGLAEAIEGLSLARARDAIRALTALAPETAEVPDGDGWREAPLAEVPLGARIRVRTGARVPLDARVLSGQAALDQAPITGESLPVDKGPGDPLYAGSIVTDGVLEAEVTAAAGAGTLDRIAAAIQEAQAQRAPMQRFVDRFAHVYTPAVVVLAGAVALLGPLLAGGGWAGWLYQAIVLLVIACPCALVVSTPVTVVSGLAAAARHGVLVKGGAFLENGRRLKVVALDKTGTLTQGRPALVDAQALDGGSVADLLRIAASLDEPSTHPVARALVQGWRDRQPGASLAAVADFSVLPGRGVRGRIDGETWHLGNHRLVEELGACDPALEARLAQVEEAGRTAILLCSSRGPEALFALADTLRPESRPAVDALRGLGVTPVLLTGDNPATARAVARQLGISDARGNLMPEDKQAAIADLQAQGLTGMVGDGVNDAPALARADLGFAMGAAGTATALETADVAIMDDDPRKIADFIGLSHRTALVLRQNLVLALGIKAAFLLLAFAGRATLWMAVFADMGASLLVVANGLRLMGRFRGRRG; from the coding sequence ATGACCCGATCCCCGTCCTCTCCCACCGGTCACGCCTGCTGTGGCGGCGCCTGCGGCGGTTCCGCCCCCGCGCCGGAGCGGGCCCCGGCCCCCCCGGGGGACCACGCCCGCCTGCGGTTCCGCATCGACGCCATGGACTGCCCCACCGAGGAGGGCCTGATCCGCAAGCGCCTGGGCCGGATCCCGGGCATCGTCCACCTGGACTTCAACCTGCTGGACCGGGAATTGACGGTGCACCACCGCCTGGAGGCCCCGGGGGAGGTGGCCGAGGCCCTGGTCCAGGTGGGCATGGCCCCGGTGCTCCTGGAGGCCCGGGGCCGGTCCGCGCCGCCGCCGGTCCTGCCGCGGGGGCAGCGGTGGCGCCTGGCATGGGGGGGCGCCGCGGCCCTCGCCGCCGAACTCGTGGCCTGGAAGACCGGCCACGAGGCCTCCCCGGCCGTGGCCGTGCTGGCCGCCGCGTCCCTGGCGGCCTCCGGGCTCCCGACCCTCCGCAAGGGCTGGATCGCCCTGCGCAACCGCGCGATCAACATCCACTTCCTCATGTCCCTGGCCACCGCCGGCGCCCTCGCCATCGGCAAATGGCCCGAGGCCGCCATGGTGATCTTCCTCTTCGGGCTCGCGGAGGCCATCGAGGGCCTCTCCCTGGCCCGGGCCCGGGACGCCATCCGCGCCCTCACCGCCCTGGCCCCGGAGACCGCCGAAGTGCCGGACGGGGACGGCTGGCGGGAGGCGCCCCTCGCCGAAGTGCCCCTGGGCGCCCGCATCCGCGTGCGTACCGGCGCCCGGGTGCCCCTGGACGCCCGGGTCCTCTCGGGCCAGGCGGCCCTCGACCAGGCCCCCATCACGGGCGAGAGCCTCCCGGTGGACAAGGGCCCCGGCGATCCCCTCTACGCCGGCAGCATCGTCACCGACGGCGTGCTGGAGGCCGAGGTCACGGCCGCCGCCGGCGCCGGGACCCTCGACCGCATCGCCGCCGCCATCCAGGAGGCCCAGGCCCAGCGGGCGCCCATGCAGCGCTTCGTGGACCGGTTCGCCCATGTGTACACGCCCGCCGTGGTGGTCCTCGCCGGGGCCGTGGCCCTCCTGGGGCCCCTGCTGGCCGGAGGCGGCTGGGCGGGCTGGCTCTACCAGGCCATCGTGCTGCTGGTGATCGCCTGCCCCTGCGCCCTCGTGGTCTCCACCCCCGTGACCGTGGTGAGCGGCCTGGCGGCGGCCGCCCGCCACGGCGTCCTCGTGAAGGGCGGCGCCTTCCTGGAGAACGGCCGGCGCTTGAAGGTGGTGGCCCTGGACAAGACCGGGACCCTCACCCAGGGCCGGCCCGCCCTCGTGGACGCCCAGGCCCTGGACGGGGGATCCGTGGCCGACCTCCTGCGCATCGCCGCGAGCCTGGACGAGCCCAGCACCCATCCCGTGGCCCGGGCCCTCGTCCAGGGCTGGCGCGACCGCCAGCCGGGAGCGTCGCTGGCGGCCGTGGCCGACTTCAGCGTCCTGCCGGGGCGGGGGGTCCGGGGCCGCATCGACGGCGAAACCTGGCACCTGGGGAACCATCGCCTGGTCGAGGAACTGGGCGCCTGCGACCCGGCCCTGGAGGCGCGCCTGGCCCAGGTGGAGGAGGCGGGCCGCACGGCCATCCTCCTCTGCTCCAGCCGCGGCCCGGAGGCCCTGTTCGCCCTGGCGGACACCCTCCGGCCCGAGAGCCGCCCGGCCGTGGACGCCCTGCGGGGCCTGGGGGTGACGCCCGTCCTGCTCACGGGGGACAACCCGGCCACGGCCCGGGCCGTGGCCCGGCAGCTGGGCATTTCGGACGCCCGCGGCAACCTGATGCCCGAGGACAAGCAGGCCGCCATCGCCGACCTCCAGGCCCAGGGCCTGACCGGCATGGTGGGGGACGGCGTGAACGACGCCCCGGCCCTGGCCCGGGCCGACCTCGGCTTCGCCATGGGGGCGGCGGGCACCGCCACGGCCCTGGAGACGGCCGACGTGGCCATCATGGACGACGATCCGCGCAAGATCGCGGACTTCATCGGGCTGAGCCACCGCACGGCCCTCGTCCTCCGCCAGAACCTCGTCCTGGCCCTGGGCATCAAGGCGGCCTTCCTGCTGCTGGCCTTCGCGGGCCGGGCCACCCTGTGGATGGCGGTGTTCGCCGACATGGGCGCCAGCCTCCTGGTGGTGGCCAACGGCCTGCGCCTGATGGGGCGGTTCCGGGGGCGGCGCGGCTGA